A genome region from Euphorbia lathyris chromosome 4, ddEupLath1.1, whole genome shotgun sequence includes the following:
- the LOC136226525 gene encoding uncharacterized protein isoform X1, protein MGATEPEVQREHEREEEEEKVNVDDENQRNLNISMMQRLNPSNPLRLVINSSTRVATPSPSQTSLPRSTPTPQTTTTTMNSRKYTNKISLFVFVIHMILAIGLVSFLIYKAIQGLVEASDSIKRKEKRVLKYFLPQVEAASLLSVTLAIVWQKAVRVWPTFMIHFILWSCFFMSLSSGILLICFQKAPTDALGVCLIAFAIGNGLYACWVNQRIKFSTKILIKSIEPVPKFGDLNDPTYWMLGVGFLWMSLWIFAVLGALNFYFPPLIIVLLGFSLAWTTEVMRNVVNLTVSRVISLYYLRGMQASTQFCFQRALTRNLGSACLGSVFVPTIEALRIVARGLNLLEGEDEFMFSCAHCCLGVMNSIFKYGNGWAFVQIGAYGKGFVQASQDIWALFERQEMEEIVDSDITSSICFLAGVCSGSICVIVVAAWTAKVHQSFTATLSLLAFFIGYLMTRIAMALPHACVSCYYVCYAENPDSRLFDKTIRERQDLIKSGRDVVVPTPRVPRRFTT, encoded by the exons ATGGGGGCTACAGAACCT GAGGTGCAGAGGGAGcatgagagagaagaagaagaagaaaaagtaaATGTTGATGATGAAAATCAAAGAAATTTGAATATTTCGATGATGCAAAGATTAAACCCATCAAACCCATTGAGACTTGTAATTAATAGTTCTACTAGAGTTGCTACTCCTTCTCCTTCACAAACATCTCTTCCTCGCTCTACACCTACTCCACAA ACCACAACCACAACAATGAATTCAAGGAAGTACACCAACAAAATATCTCTGTTTGTATTTGTGATCCACATGATATTAGCAATTGGGCTAGTAAGTTTTCTTATATACAAGGCAATTCAAGGACTTGTGGAAGCATCAGATtcaattaaaagaaaagaaaaaagggtATTGAAGTATTTCCTCCCTCAAGTTGAAGCAGCATCTCTATTGAGTGTTACTCTTGCTATAGTATGGCAAAAGGCAGTTAGAGTATGGCCAACGTTCATGATTCATTTCATATTGTGGAGTTGTTTCTTCATGTCTTTATCTTCTGGAATTCTCTTGATTTGCTTCCAAAAAGCTCCCACTGATGCTCTTGGTGTTTGCCTTATTGCCTTTGCTATTGGTAATGGTTTATATGCTTGTTGGGTTAATCAGAGAATCAAATTTTCAACTAAAATCTTGATTAAATCGATTGAACCTGTTCCCAAATTCGGTGACTTAAACGATCCTACTTACTGGATGCTTGGGGTTGGATTCTTGTGGATGTCTCTATGGATTTTCGCTGTCCTTGGAGCTTTGAATTTTTACTTTCCACCATTGATCATTGTTTTATTAGGATTCAGCTTGGCTTGGACAACAGAGGTTATGAGGAATGTAGTTAATTTGACAGTTAGTAGAGTGATTTCTCTGTATTATCTGAGAGGAATGCAAGCTAGTACTCAATTTTGTTTCCAAAGAGCTCTGACTAGGAACCTTGGAAGTGCTTGTCTAGGATCTGTATTTGTTCCAACCATTGAGGCATTGAGAATTGTTGCAAGAGGGTTGAATTTGCTCGAGGGAGAGGATGAATTCATGTTTTCATGTGCTCATTGTTGTCTTGGAGTAATGAACTCTATCTTCAAATATGGCAATGGCTGGGCCTTTGTACAG ATAGGTGCATATGGAAAGGGGTTTGTGCAGGCATCACAAGACATTTGGGCACTCTTTGAAAGACAAGAAATGGAAGAGATTGTTGATTCAGACATTACAAGTTCAATTTGTTTTCTAGCTGGAGTATGCAGTGGATCCATTTGTGTAATTGTTGTGGCTGCTTGGACTGCTAAAGTTCATCAATCCTTTACAGCTACCCTCTCCCTTCTAGcattcttcattggataccttATG ACAAGGATAGCAATGGCATTGCCTCATGCCTGTGTAAGCTGCTACTATGTTTGCTATGCAGAAAATCCTGACAGCAGATTGTTTGATAAAACCATCAGAGAACGTCAGGATTTGATCAAATCGGGCCGTGATGTGGTGGTTCCGACGCCACGAGTACCCCGTCGCTTTACAACATAG
- the LOC136226525 gene encoding uncharacterized protein isoform X2, whose protein sequence is MMQRLNPSNPLRLVINSSTRVATPSPSQTSLPRSTPTPQTTTTTMNSRKYTNKISLFVFVIHMILAIGLVSFLIYKAIQGLVEASDSIKRKEKRVLKYFLPQVEAASLLSVTLAIVWQKAVRVWPTFMIHFILWSCFFMSLSSGILLICFQKAPTDALGVCLIAFAIGNGLYACWVNQRIKFSTKILIKSIEPVPKFGDLNDPTYWMLGVGFLWMSLWIFAVLGALNFYFPPLIIVLLGFSLAWTTEVMRNVVNLTVSRVISLYYLRGMQASTQFCFQRALTRNLGSACLGSVFVPTIEALRIVARGLNLLEGEDEFMFSCAHCCLGVMNSIFKYGNGWAFVQIGAYGKGFVQASQDIWALFERQEMEEIVDSDITSSICFLAGVCSGSICVIVVAAWTAKVHQSFTATLSLLAFFIGYLMTRIAMALPHACVSCYYVCYAENPDSRLFDKTIRERQDLIKSGRDVVVPTPRVPRRFTT, encoded by the exons ATGATGCAAAGATTAAACCCATCAAACCCATTGAGACTTGTAATTAATAGTTCTACTAGAGTTGCTACTCCTTCTCCTTCACAAACATCTCTTCCTCGCTCTACACCTACTCCACAA ACCACAACCACAACAATGAATTCAAGGAAGTACACCAACAAAATATCTCTGTTTGTATTTGTGATCCACATGATATTAGCAATTGGGCTAGTAAGTTTTCTTATATACAAGGCAATTCAAGGACTTGTGGAAGCATCAGATtcaattaaaagaaaagaaaaaagggtATTGAAGTATTTCCTCCCTCAAGTTGAAGCAGCATCTCTATTGAGTGTTACTCTTGCTATAGTATGGCAAAAGGCAGTTAGAGTATGGCCAACGTTCATGATTCATTTCATATTGTGGAGTTGTTTCTTCATGTCTTTATCTTCTGGAATTCTCTTGATTTGCTTCCAAAAAGCTCCCACTGATGCTCTTGGTGTTTGCCTTATTGCCTTTGCTATTGGTAATGGTTTATATGCTTGTTGGGTTAATCAGAGAATCAAATTTTCAACTAAAATCTTGATTAAATCGATTGAACCTGTTCCCAAATTCGGTGACTTAAACGATCCTACTTACTGGATGCTTGGGGTTGGATTCTTGTGGATGTCTCTATGGATTTTCGCTGTCCTTGGAGCTTTGAATTTTTACTTTCCACCATTGATCATTGTTTTATTAGGATTCAGCTTGGCTTGGACAACAGAGGTTATGAGGAATGTAGTTAATTTGACAGTTAGTAGAGTGATTTCTCTGTATTATCTGAGAGGAATGCAAGCTAGTACTCAATTTTGTTTCCAAAGAGCTCTGACTAGGAACCTTGGAAGTGCTTGTCTAGGATCTGTATTTGTTCCAACCATTGAGGCATTGAGAATTGTTGCAAGAGGGTTGAATTTGCTCGAGGGAGAGGATGAATTCATGTTTTCATGTGCTCATTGTTGTCTTGGAGTAATGAACTCTATCTTCAAATATGGCAATGGCTGGGCCTTTGTACAG ATAGGTGCATATGGAAAGGGGTTTGTGCAGGCATCACAAGACATTTGGGCACTCTTTGAAAGACAAGAAATGGAAGAGATTGTTGATTCAGACATTACAAGTTCAATTTGTTTTCTAGCTGGAGTATGCAGTGGATCCATTTGTGTAATTGTTGTGGCTGCTTGGACTGCTAAAGTTCATCAATCCTTTACAGCTACCCTCTCCCTTCTAGcattcttcattggataccttATG ACAAGGATAGCAATGGCATTGCCTCATGCCTGTGTAAGCTGCTACTATGTTTGCTATGCAGAAAATCCTGACAGCAGATTGTTTGATAAAACCATCAGAGAACGTCAGGATTTGATCAAATCGGGCCGTGATGTGGTGGTTCCGACGCCACGAGTACCCCGTCGCTTTACAACATAG
- the LOC136226770 gene encoding uncharacterized protein, translated as MTQKGNLFKGKQKNKTIPLNRHGKAPVTRKGKRFVKPLKVSKEMDADRELSKFINQCNEVKTANIANKEGGQLSIVKTPKESAADSKK; from the exons ATGACGCAGAAGGGAAATCTATtcaaaggaaaacaaaaaaacaaaacaattccTCTTAATCGGCATGGCAAAGCCCCTGTTACCCGGAAAG GGAAGCGATTTGTGAAGCCATTGAAGGtttcaaaagagatggatgcTGATAGA GAGTTGAGCAAGTTTATAAACCAGTGCAACGAGGTGAAAACAGCAAATATTGCTAACAAAGAAGGAGGGCAGCTAAGTATTGTGAAAACACCAAAAGAATCTGCTGCGGATTCAAAGAAATAA